A window of Clostridium botulinum BKT015925 contains these coding sequences:
- a CDS encoding PSP1 domain-containing protein has protein sequence MITVVGIRFKKSGKIYYFSPNELDIKDGESVIVETVRGIEFGHCVIGPKEIPEEAVVTPLKNVIRKATEEDIQKDRENKEKQKEALDICLKKIEKHDLPMKLIDVEYTFDNNKIIFYFTAEGRVDFRELVKDLASVFRTRIELRQIGVRDEAKMIGGLGPCGRALCCSSFLGDFVPVSIKMAKEQNLSLNPTKISGICGRLMCCLNYEQDTYEDIKKQLPKIDSVVDTPYGKGTVISNSVVNESVKIKIKDEDGEDTVKEIKIRDLTLVSGEYEYNNNINEEDIKLEVDDIDDKTILKELLKED, from the coding sequence ATGATAACAGTTGTAGGAATACGATTTAAGAAATCAGGAAAGATATACTATTTTAGTCCTAATGAATTAGATATAAAAGATGGTGAAAGTGTAATAGTAGAGACTGTGAGAGGTATAGAATTTGGACATTGTGTTATAGGGCCTAAAGAGATTCCAGAAGAAGCAGTAGTAACTCCTCTTAAAAACGTTATAAGAAAAGCTACTGAAGAAGACATACAAAAAGATAGAGAAAATAAAGAAAAGCAAAAAGAAGCTTTAGATATATGTTTAAAAAAGATAGAAAAACATGATCTTCCTATGAAGCTTATTGATGTTGAATACACTTTCGATAATAATAAGATTATATTTTATTTTACCGCTGAAGGAAGAGTGGATTTTAGAGAACTTGTAAAGGATTTAGCTTCTGTATTTAGAACTAGAATAGAATTAAGACAAATAGGGGTTAGGGATGAAGCTAAAATGATAGGGGGACTTGGTCCTTGTGGTAGAGCACTATGTTGTTCTTCATTTTTAGGGGATTTTGTTCCAGTATCTATAAAAATGGCTAAAGAACAGAATTTATCATTAAATCCTACTAAAATATCTGGTATATGTGGAAGACTTATGTGTTGTTTAAACTATGAACAAGATACTTATGAAGATATAAAGAAACAATTGCCAAAGATTGATTCAGTAGTTGATACACCATATGGAAAGGGAACTGTTATAAGTAATTCTGTAGTAAATGAAAGTGTCAAGATTAAAATTAAGGATGAAGATGGAGAAGACACTGTAAAAGAAATTAAAATTAGGGATTTAACATTGGTTTCTGGAGAATATGAGTATAATAATAATATTAATGAAGAAGATATTAAATTAGAAGTTGATGATATAGATGATAAAACAATACTTAAGGAATTATTGAAAGAGGACTAG
- a CDS encoding DNA polymerase III subunit delta' codes for MSFENIIGHDLIKREINNSIDSRKFSHAHLIVGEDGIGKSLIAREIALKVLGKIEDRDYVDIIQWRVEKNKQSIGVDNIRDIIKEVNKKPYEEDKKVIIVYEAERMTIEAQNAFLKTIEEPPAGVLIILLSSNLELMLETIKSRCQIHKLKRLDFKDMDRYIKREYPNLQDDEVRQIIVFSDGIPGRCKIFLEDESFKEIRDTIIKILFMLQRKEKYIIKEYEKFFYKYKNNWEEILSSFTSYIRDIILYKELGSAEIIINIDYIKEIKELSNIYSLKQLNKFINIIIGIRDNLDKRVNSSLAFDVMLLNMQEV; via the coding sequence ATGAGCTTTGAGAATATAATAGGACATGATTTAATAAAAAGAGAAATAAACAATTCTATAGATTCGAGAAAATTTTCTCATGCTCATCTTATAGTAGGGGAAGATGGAATTGGAAAAAGTTTAATTGCTCGGGAAATTGCTTTAAAGGTTTTAGGCAAAATAGAAGATAGAGATTATGTTGATATAATACAGTGGAGAGTTGAAAAGAATAAGCAATCTATTGGAGTAGATAATATAAGAGATATAATAAAAGAGGTAAATAAAAAGCCTTATGAGGAAGATAAAAAAGTAATAATAGTTTACGAAGCAGAAAGAATGACTATAGAGGCACAAAATGCTTTTTTAAAAACTATAGAAGAACCACCAGCAGGTGTGCTAATAATATTACTTAGTTCAAACTTAGAACTTATGTTAGAAACTATAAAGTCAAGATGTCAAATACATAAACTCAAAAGACTAGATTTTAAAGATATGGATAGGTATATAAAAAGAGAATATCCCAATTTACAGGATGATGAAGTGCGTCAAATTATAGTATTTAGTGACGGAATACCAGGAAGATGTAAAATCTTTTTAGAGGATGAGAGCTTTAAAGAAATTAGAGATACTATTATAAAAATATTATTTATGTTACAAAGAAAAGAAAAGTATATTATAAAAGAGTATGAGAAGTTTTTTTATAAATATAAAAACAATTGGGAAGAAATTCTAAGTTCTTTCACTTCGTATATAAGAGATATAATTCTTTATAAAGAATTAGGCAGTGCTGAAATTATTATAAATATTGATTATATAAAAGAGATAAAAGAGCTTTCAAATATATATTCATTAAAACAGTTAAATAAATTTATAAACATAATAATCGGTATAAGAGATAATTTAGATAAAAGAGTAAACTCGTCATTAGCTTTTGATGTAATGTTACTAAATATGCAGGAGGTTTAG
- a CDS encoding cyclic-di-AMP receptor: MKLVIAVVQDSYAEDLIDAITESGHRVTKLATTGGFLKAGNTTLMIGVKKEEVDGIISIIKDICRKRNQVVTTPSPVTASTGVYVPYTVEVEVGGATVFVVDVDQFIKI; the protein is encoded by the coding sequence ATGAAACTTGTAATTGCAGTGGTACAGGATAGTTACGCTGAGGATCTTATAGATGCTATAACAGAATCCGGGCATAGGGTAACCAAACTTGCAACAACAGGAGGATTTTTAAAGGCAGGAAACACAACACTTATGATAGGAGTAAAAAAAGAAGAGGTTGATGGAATAATTTCAATTATAAAAGATATATGTAGAAAGAGAAATCAAGTTGTTACAACACCTTCTCCAGTAACTGCTTCAACAGGGGTATATGTACCTTATACAGTAGAAGTAGAGGTAGGAGGAGCTACAGTGTTTGTTGTTGATGTTGATCAATTTATAAAAATTTAG
- the tmk gene encoding dTMP kinase, whose protein sequence is MNKGVFITLEGPDGSGKTTIVKMIEKYLKENNVDYISTREPGGINISEQIREIILDTKNTEMDARTEALLYVASRRQHLAERVIPALKLGKIVICDRFIDSSLAYQGYARGIGIDEVMSINEFAIDGYMPNLTLYLDIEPEIGLKRISQNHKREVNRLDLEKLDFHKKVREGYFKVLEKYPNRIKKINANQPIDKVFEDVKNYLKFMVIC, encoded by the coding sequence GTGAACAAAGGAGTATTTATTACATTAGAAGGTCCAGATGGTTCAGGAAAGACAACTATAGTGAAAATGATAGAAAAGTATTTAAAAGAGAATAATGTAGATTATATATCAACAAGAGAACCTGGTGGAATCAATATATCTGAGCAAATAAGAGAAATAATACTAGATACAAAGAATACGGAGATGGATGCAAGGACGGAAGCACTTTTATATGTAGCATCTAGAAGACAACACTTAGCGGAAAGAGTAATACCAGCTTTAAAATTAGGAAAGATAGTAATATGTGATAGATTTATAGATTCATCTTTAGCTTATCAAGGGTATGCAAGGGGAATAGGAATTGATGAGGTAATGTCAATTAATGAGTTTGCAATTGATGGATATATGCCTAATTTAACGCTATACCTAGATATAGAACCAGAAATTGGACTTAAAAGAATATCTCAAAATCACAAAAGAGAAGTTAATAGACTAGATCTTGAAAAGCTAGATTTTCATAAAAAAGTAAGAGAAGGATATTTTAAGGTTTTAGAAAAATACCCTAATAGAATAAAGAAAATCAATGCAAATCAGCCTATAGATAAAGTTTTTGAAGATGTAAAAAACTATTTAAAGTTTATGGTTATATGTTAA
- a CDS encoding aminotransferase class I/II-fold pyridoxal phosphate-dependent enzyme — MARLPLVEGILNYCKENNIRFAMPGHKGKKGFNTTDIGRKIIKNFIDMDITEVDGVDNFHNANGIIKEAQEALAELYGSKRAYFLVNGSTSGNLTMIFSAFNEGDKVIVERNCHKSIFNGIILRKLNPIYIKNKIDSNYNAPLSIDEEHFLKLLDDNKDVKGIILTYPNYYGICPNLEFIIKEAKKRNIKVLVDSAHGAHFGICEELPKSAVKLGADMVVMSSHKTLPSLTQTAYIHINNDEYLEKVEFYLHMFLSTSPSYLLMCSMDYARFYLEKYGAKDYKKLINLANQYKEKINTIYGFHVICKEDLEDSIYDMDKTRYVINVGKGYSAGKLLNYLRHNKIQVEMNDNENIVLILGTFNEEEDFEKLYTVLKNCPREILMDEYYDILNYNIPETKMLPCEVIEKPKELIDISKADGRICSDAIVPYPPGIPLVTLGEVIDKKSINLVYHYLNSGVEVTGVVKEKEELQVKVLKDNL; from the coding sequence GTGGCAAGATTACCTCTTGTAGAAGGAATACTAAATTATTGTAAAGAAAATAATATAAGATTTGCTATGCCTGGGCATAAGGGAAAAAAAGGGTTTAACACTACGGATATAGGAAGAAAAATCATAAAAAACTTTATTGATATGGATATAACTGAAGTTGATGGAGTAGATAATTTTCACAATGCTAATGGAATAATAAAAGAAGCACAAGAAGCTTTAGCAGAACTTTATGGGAGTAAAAGAGCGTACTTCCTAGTGAATGGAAGTACTAGTGGTAATTTAACAATGATATTTTCTGCGTTTAATGAAGGAGATAAAGTAATAGTTGAAAGAAACTGTCACAAATCAATATTCAATGGAATAATATTAAGGAAACTAAATCCTATATATATAAAAAACAAAATTGATTCAAACTATAATGCTCCTCTTTCTATAGATGAGGAGCATTTTTTAAAACTTTTAGATGATAATAAAGATGTGAAAGGTATAATTTTGACATACCCTAATTATTATGGAATATGTCCTAATTTAGAATTTATAATAAAGGAAGCTAAGAAAAGAAATATAAAAGTATTAGTGGATTCAGCCCATGGTGCTCATTTTGGAATTTGCGAAGAATTACCTAAAAGTGCTGTGAAATTGGGAGCGGATATGGTTGTTATGAGTTCACATAAGACTTTACCTAGTTTAACACAAACAGCATATATTCATATAAATAATGATGAGTATTTGGAAAAAGTAGAATTTTATTTGCATATGTTTTTAAGTACGAGCCCTTCTTATTTGCTTATGTGTTCAATGGATTATGCTAGATTTTATCTTGAAAAATATGGTGCTAAAGATTATAAAAAACTAATAAATTTGGCAAACCAATATAAAGAAAAAATAAATACTATTTATGGATTTCACGTAATATGTAAAGAGGACTTAGAAGATAGTATATATGACATGGATAAGACAAGATATGTAATTAATGTTGGAAAGGGATATAGTGCAGGTAAACTCTTAAATTATTTAAGACATAATAAAATTCAAGTAGAAATGAATGATAATGAAAATATAGTTCTTATTTTAGGGACATTTAATGAAGAAGAAGATTTTGAAAAATTATATACTGTTTTGAAAAATTGTCCTAGGGAAATTTTAATGGATGAATATTATGATATATTGAATTATAATATACCAGAGACAAAAATGCTTCCATGTGAAGTTATAGAAAAGCCAAAGGAATTAATAGATATAAGCAAGGCAGACGGTAGGATATGTTCAGATGCAATAGTACCATATCCACCTGGAATTCCTTTAGTAACTCTTGGAGAAGTTATAGACAAAAAATCTATAAATTTAGTATATCATTATTTAAATAGTGGTGTTGAAGTTACAGGAGTAGTAAAAGAAAAGGAAGAACTTCAAGTTAAAGTATTAAAGGATAATCTTTAG
- a CDS encoding sigma factor G inhibitor Gin yields MQKRKCIICGKPLNDGIMINGRGICKNCEGRIINSQSGTDFYEYYMCCIKKAIPHNIIRGVVYKWQDYLL; encoded by the coding sequence ATGCAAAAACGTAAATGTATTATATGTGGAAAGCCTCTAAATGATGGTATAATGATAAATGGAAGAGGAATATGTAAGAATTGTGAAGGAAGAATAATAAATTCACAATCGGGTACAGATTTTTATGAATACTATATGTGTTGTATAAAAAAAGCTATACCCCATAATATCATAAGAGGAGTGGTTTACAAGTGGCAAGATTACCTCTTGTAG
- a CDS encoding YhcN/YlaJ family sporulation lipoprotein: MNLKKRKGILALIAAFILSLSMVACNTTKNSTQPETTTDKTTKEKIIGKSSNENVNESTKNGMNGTTKTESYSSERIKKIEDAVNKIKDVKGSSVIITGDKALVGIKLEGNVEDAKTKEIKSQVEKVVKTTDKNLKSVAVSADVALFTRISKVGEGLRSGRPFSEFTNEVEEIFRRILPQ; this comes from the coding sequence GTGAATCTAAAGAAAAGAAAGGGTATATTAGCTCTTATAGCAGCCTTCATACTTTCATTATCTATGGTAGCTTGTAATACTACTAAAAATTCTACACAACCAGAAACTACAACTGATAAAACAACTAAAGAAAAGATAATCGGAAAAAGTAGTAATGAAAATGTTAATGAATCCACAAAAAATGGAATGAACGGAACTACTAAAACAGAATCTTATTCATCAGAAAGAATAAAGAAAATAGAAGATGCCGTAAATAAAATAAAAGACGTTAAAGGTTCTTCAGTAATTATAACTGGTGATAAAGCATTAGTAGGAATTAAACTTGAAGGTAATGTAGAAGATGCTAAAACAAAAGAAATTAAATCTCAAGTTGAAAAAGTTGTTAAAACCACAGATAAAAATCTTAAATCTGTAGCAGTAAGTGCTGATGTAGCTCTTTTCACAAGAATATCAAAGGTAGGAGAAGGATTACGTTCTGGTAGACCTTTCTCTGAATTTACTAATGAGGTTGAAGAGATATTTAGAAGAATTTTACCTCAATAA
- a CDS encoding L,D-transpeptidase has translation MKNSVRKMTKLFIMSLAIILANGTNRAYAESGIPQVDRIAAEYAGVREGDTQTFDILSKSPCNVQYRVWLCNKKDNVWQDITKGFTPPMQPKSIYSVRTPKLKEGQYTISVWVKRSGVSSTIDKRGFDSYLATNMNCLKDDGKGPYLTIDNFTHNYEVGQSISISNKNGKDYLYNYNVYDLINRRNVTTSEEYKNEVSWKPGKEGLYLLKVNIKSIEKIPVVVQKLDENKDNVDDNKDDSKNNVIKNNDNINKEIIKGNKEENEDKSLKNQNDKKDIDSEKQVESKDNINNKDNVISKNKENNKDKRNNKQEVEGNKKEEIQYKEVEKNTTTFKLIAVGNPYRQLIKPTVTPSTSRHSNAIHVKSLVVGNASEGQTIYIKSSPSQGASNIGYFYGSLQGIDILKTVGNYYYIETKDYKSLNNVRGYVLKSQLKTVTPNQTYSITVKLGQQKIYIYKGDSLIKTFTCSTGMDSTPTPTGVYLVGSRGSLFYSGSSVICYNWVRWNNNFLFHSVLYDRNGNLILSEYKKLGQKASHGCIRLPLGDVRWIYDNIPSGTPVIIQR, from the coding sequence ATGAAAAATTCAGTAAGAAAGATGACTAAATTATTTATAATGTCTTTAGCAATAATTCTAGCAAATGGTACTAATAGAGCTTATGCTGAAAGTGGTATTCCTCAAGTAGATAGAATTGCAGCAGAATATGCAGGAGTACGTGAAGGTGATACTCAAACTTTTGATATATTATCAAAAAGTCCTTGCAATGTACAATATAGAGTATGGTTATGTAACAAAAAAGATAATGTATGGCAGGACATAACAAAAGGATTTACACCACCTATGCAACCTAAATCAATATATAGTGTTAGAACCCCAAAATTAAAAGAAGGACAATATACTATTTCTGTTTGGGTAAAGAGATCTGGAGTATCAAGTACCATAGATAAAAGAGGATTTGATAGCTATCTTGCAACTAATATGAATTGTCTAAAGGATGATGGAAAAGGACCTTATTTAACTATAGATAATTTCACACATAATTACGAAGTAGGACAAAGTATATCAATCTCTAATAAAAATGGTAAAGACTATTTATATAACTATAATGTTTATGATCTTATAAATAGAAGAAATGTTACTACATCTGAAGAATATAAAAATGAAGTATCATGGAAACCAGGTAAAGAAGGATTATATTTATTAAAAGTTAATATAAAGAGTATAGAGAAAATTCCAGTGGTTGTACAAAAGTTAGATGAAAACAAAGATAACGTTGATGATAATAAAGATGATAGCAAAAATAACGTTATTAAAAACAATGATAATATTAATAAGGAAATTATAAAAGGTAATAAAGAGGAAAATGAAGATAAATCTTTAAAAAATCAAAATGATAAAAAGGATATTGATTCAGAGAAGCAAGTGGAAAGTAAAGATAATATAAATAATAAAGATAATGTTATATCTAAAAATAAAGAAAATAATAAGGATAAAAGGAACAATAAACAAGAAGTAGAAGGAAATAAAAAAGAAGAGATACAGTATAAAGAAGTTGAAAAGAATACTACTACATTTAAGTTAATAGCTGTAGGAAATCCTTATAGACAATTAATAAAACCAACTGTTACACCATCTACTTCAAGACATTCTAATGCTATACATGTAAAATCCTTAGTTGTTGGAAATGCCAGCGAAGGACAAACAATATATATAAAATCATCACCAAGTCAAGGTGCTTCTAATATAGGCTATTTTTATGGTAGTTTACAGGGAATAGATATATTAAAAACAGTAGGAAATTATTATTATATTGAGACAAAAGATTATAAGTCATTAAATAATGTAAGAGGATATGTATTAAAATCTCAATTAAAAACAGTTACACCAAATCAAACTTATTCAATAACAGTTAAACTAGGACAACAAAAGATTTATATTTATAAGGGTGATAGTTTAATAAAAACTTTTACATGTTCTACAGGAATGGATTCAACACCTACTCCTACAGGTGTATACTTAGTAGGATCTAGAGGAAGTTTATTCTATTCTGGATCTTCAGTAATTTGTTATAATTGGGTTAGATGGAATAATAATTTCTTATTCCATAGTGTACTATATGATAGAAACGGAAATTTAATATTATCCGAATATAAAAAACTTGGGCAAAAAGCATCTCATGGATGTATAAGACTTCCTTTGGGAGATGTAAGATGGATATATGATAATATTCCATCAGGAACTCCAGTTATTATTCAAAGATAG
- a CDS encoding amidohydrolase — MKQDIIKHIISIEKDLYDISKYLYENPEESFCEHKAHDYLINILRNNNFEIKENFLDIPTAFMAKFGNGHPKICYICEYDCGCKKGHIVGSNLVSTMSIGAAIGLSKVIPKTGGTVIVLGCPGEFLGGSKVIMSKQGVFDDIDVVLTAHPSIMNANCCSSPAVLPININYDCTKKSQCEKSRSFTPFDACLFTLNSINTIVKGYSKNCGIDKISINGSLARVIEPNTITTKFYIKAPNMCIAEEIKNKISTIANHLDELMNIKATVTLPEVPCEDFKCNKNLTRIFSHNLKEAGIIDIHEDINLPYGLSLGNVCSLVPTLKYLVKISENDSIKFASEDFAKETLSEFARNKVLDVSKALALTGFDLIDNEDLLREIKEETLEC; from the coding sequence ATGAAACAAGACATTATAAAACATATAATCTCTATAGAAAAAGATTTATACGATATATCTAAGTATTTATATGAAAATCCAGAAGAGAGTTTTTGTGAACATAAGGCTCATGATTACTTAATTAATATACTTAGAAATAACAATTTTGAAATAAAAGAAAATTTTTTAGATATTCCTACTGCTTTTATGGCTAAGTTCGGAAATGGACACCCAAAGATTTGTTACATTTGTGAATATGACTGTGGTTGTAAAAAAGGACACATAGTAGGAAGCAATCTAGTATCTACCATGTCTATAGGTGCAGCAATTGGATTATCTAAAGTAATTCCAAAAACCGGTGGTACAGTTATAGTTTTAGGATGTCCTGGGGAATTCCTAGGGGGCTCTAAGGTTATAATGTCAAAGCAAGGTGTATTTGATGATATAGATGTTGTTTTAACAGCACATCCTAGCATAATGAATGCAAATTGCTGCTCCTCTCCAGCAGTTTTACCAATAAATATAAATTATGACTGCACAAAAAAGTCACAATGTGAAAAAAGTCGCTCTTTTACACCTTTTGATGCCTGCTTATTTACTCTTAATTCTATAAATACCATTGTAAAAGGCTACTCTAAAAACTGTGGTATTGATAAAATATCTATAAATGGTAGTTTAGCTCGTGTCATAGAACCAAACACAATTACAACAAAATTTTATATTAAAGCACCAAACATGTGTATAGCAGAAGAAATTAAAAACAAGATAAGCACTATTGCAAATCATTTAGATGAATTAATGAATATAAAGGCTACAGTTACCCTTCCAGAAGTTCCCTGTGAAGATTTTAAATGTAATAAAAATTTAACAAGAATTTTTTCTCATAACTTAAAAGAAGCAGGAATTATAGATATACATGAAGATATAAATTTACCATATGGTTTAAGTCTTGGAAATGTATGCTCTTTGGTTCCAACTCTTAAATACTTAGTTAAAATATCTGAAAACGACTCTATAAAATTTGCATCAGAAGATTTTGCAAAGGAGACTTTATCTGAATTTGCTAGAAATAAGGTGTTAGATGTAAGTAAAGCTCTTGCACTTACAGGCTTTGACTTAATAGATAATGAAGATTTACTCCGTGAAATAAAAGAAGAAACTTTAGAATGTTAA
- a CDS encoding magnesium transporter CorA family protein: MICIYKTPNDPNQPLQQLDSIQSGCWINLISPSEQEILLVSKKTGVPTEFLNAALDEEETSRIDIEDNNSLFIFDIPFTEMEENSLTYDTYPLGIIHTENVIITICLKNSKVLTDFIEGNIRSFYTFKRSRFILQILYRVSKYFLLYLRQIGKKSLMIQKRLHKSMSNQVLMQLLSLQNSLVYFSTSLKANEVTLEKMLKLSIMQKYEEDKDILEDVIIEIKQAIEMTGIYGNILNATMDASANVISNNLNLVMKLLASVTIVMSIPDIFSGIFGMNVTGLPWSEASAGPGFSIVITLILVSAISSVYFLNKRNMF; encoded by the coding sequence ATGATATGTATATATAAAACTCCTAATGATCCAAATCAACCACTACAACAATTAGATTCTATACAATCTGGGTGTTGGATTAATCTTATTTCCCCTTCCGAACAGGAAATTTTACTAGTTTCAAAAAAAACAGGGGTTCCAACTGAATTTTTAAATGCGGCATTAGATGAAGAGGAAACTTCTCGTATCGATATAGAAGATAATAACTCATTATTTATTTTTGATATTCCATTTACTGAAATGGAAGAAAACTCTTTAACATATGATACATATCCTCTTGGAATTATTCATACTGAAAATGTTATTATAACTATCTGTCTAAAAAATAGTAAAGTTCTAACGGATTTTATAGAAGGAAATATTCGCTCTTTTTATACTTTTAAACGTTCAAGATTTATACTTCAAATACTTTATAGAGTGTCTAAATATTTCTTATTATACTTGCGTCAAATAGGAAAGAAAAGTTTAATGATTCAAAAAAGATTACATAAATCCATGAGTAATCAAGTGCTTATGCAATTACTATCTCTCCAAAACTCTTTAGTTTATTTTTCTACCTCTTTAAAAGCAAATGAGGTTACTTTAGAAAAAATGTTAAAACTATCTATAATGCAAAAATACGAAGAAGATAAGGATATTTTGGAAGATGTAATAATTGAAATAAAACAAGCTATAGAAATGACAGGTATTTACGGAAATATCTTAAATGCTACTATGGATGCATCAGCAAATGTTATATCTAATAATCTAAACTTAGTAATGAAGCTTTTAGCATCAGTAACTATAGTTATGTCTATTCCTGATATATTTTCTGGAATATTTGGTATGAATGTTACCGGTCTCCCTTGGTCAGAAGCTTCAGCTGGTCCTGGCTTTAGTATTGTTATCACACTAATTTTAGTTAGCGCTATAAGCAGTGTATATTTCCTAAATAAAAGAAATATGTTTTAG
- a CDS encoding S66 peptidase family protein, with product MIANRLKLGDTIGLVSPAGPADPKKIKEAIKFFESNGFKIKEGNHIYDKCGYLAGTDADRAKDLIDMFLDKDVSMILCIRGGYGAMRILPLLDYDIIKKNPKLFVGFSDITVLLNTINSYCGLITFHGPMATSDFTGLDTCQSFFSTLMNGTRPYNLINPPNVPLSCNVSGIAEGKIVGGNLSLISATMGTPYEIDTKDNILFIEDVHEAPYAIDRDLTQLALAGKLDECSGIILGQFTDCTLPNYEGSFTLDEVINDRILSLNKPTLCNFMSGHDYPKLTLPIGARAMINCNKNELYIIEPVVK from the coding sequence ATGATAGCTAATAGGTTAAAACTAGGTGATACTATTGGCCTTGTGTCACCAGCTGGTCCTGCTGATCCAAAAAAAATAAAAGAAGCTATTAAATTCTTTGAAAGTAATGGATTTAAAATAAAAGAAGGAAATCATATATATGATAAATGTGGTTACTTAGCTGGAACAGATGCAGATAGAGCCAAAGATCTTATAGATATGTTTTTAGATAAAGATGTGTCTATGATTTTATGTATTAGGGGGGGCTATGGTGCTATGAGAATTCTTCCCCTACTAGACTATGACATCATTAAAAAAAATCCTAAATTATTTGTTGGATTTAGTGACATAACTGTTCTTTTAAATACTATAAATTCTTATTGCGGTCTTATTACTTTTCATGGCCCTATGGCAACATCTGATTTTACTGGCTTGGATACCTGCCAAAGTTTCTTTTCAACTCTTATGAACGGTACTAGACCTTATAATTTAATTAATCCACCTAACGTTCCTCTTAGTTGCAATGTATCCGGAATCGCAGAAGGTAAGATTGTAGGTGGTAATCTCTCATTAATTTCTGCTACTATGGGTACTCCTTATGAAATAGATACCAAAGACAATATATTATTCATTGAAGATGTCCATGAGGCACCCTATGCTATAGATAGGGATTTAACTCAGCTTGCATTAGCTGGTAAATTAGATGAATGTAGCGGAATTATATTAGGGCAATTTACTGATTGTACACTACCAAATTATGAAGGAAGTTTTACTTTAGATGAAGTTATTAATGATAGAATTTTATCCTTGAATAAACCTACTCTTTGTAACTTTATGTCCGGTCATGATTATCCTAAACTTACTCTTCCTATAGGCGCTAGAGCTATGATTAATTGTAATAAAAATGAACTTTATATAATAGAACCTGTTGTAAAATAA